The Streptomyces sp. NBC_01353 genome contains a region encoding:
- a CDS encoding pentapeptide repeat-containing protein yields MPETLRGDCANCFGLCCVALPFAKSADFAVNKASGEPCRNLREDFRCGIHTELRPSGFSGCTVYDCFGAGQKVSQVTFGGVSWREAPESSRQMYEVFPVMRQLHELLRYLTEALSLPAARPLHGELRRSLARVEGLTEGTAEELEKLDVSAVRGEVNPLLLKTSALVRATAGGKTKSRRGADLIGARLRGAKLRGADLRGSLLIAADLTGADLSLADLIGADLRDADLSGADLTGALFLTQPQLNAARGDASTRLPNGFERPAHWAAR; encoded by the coding sequence ATGCCCGAGACCCTCCGAGGCGACTGCGCCAACTGCTTCGGGCTGTGCTGTGTCGCCCTGCCCTTCGCGAAGTCCGCGGACTTCGCGGTGAACAAGGCGTCCGGCGAGCCGTGCCGGAACCTCCGGGAGGACTTCCGCTGCGGCATCCACACCGAGCTGCGCCCGAGCGGGTTCTCCGGCTGCACCGTGTACGACTGCTTCGGTGCCGGTCAGAAGGTCTCGCAGGTCACCTTCGGCGGGGTGTCGTGGCGCGAGGCCCCCGAGAGCTCGCGGCAGATGTACGAGGTGTTCCCCGTGATGCGCCAGCTCCACGAGCTGCTGCGCTATCTCACCGAGGCCCTCTCCCTCCCCGCGGCCCGCCCGCTCCACGGCGAGCTGCGCCGGTCCCTGGCCCGGGTGGAAGGCCTGACGGAGGGCACGGCGGAGGAGCTGGAGAAGCTGGACGTGTCCGCCGTCCGCGGCGAGGTCAATCCACTCCTGCTGAAGACCAGCGCGCTGGTCCGGGCCACGGCGGGCGGCAAGACCAAGAGCCGTCGGGGTGCTGATCTGATCGGGGCCCGGCTGCGCGGGGCGAAGCTGCGGGGCGCCGATCTGCGCGGGTCGCTGCTGATCGCCGCCGACCTCACGGGCGCGGATCTGTCGCTGGCCGACCTGATCGGCGCCGACCTGCGCGACGCCGATCTCTCCGGTGCGGACCTCACCGGAGCACTGTTCCTCACCCAGCCGCAGCTGAACGCTGCCCGCGGCGACGCCTCGACCCGCCTGCCGAACGGCTTCGAGCGCCCGGCCCACTGGGCGGCGCGCTAG